A segment of the Candidatus Nitrososphaera gargensis Ga9.2 genome:
TGTATTTTTGAAAGATAAAGTCAAGAAGATAGAATCAAGCGGCAAGAATAAGATGGATCTGGGCAATGGTCTATCAATTGAATATCCTCTTACAGTACACCATGAAACATTTAATGGAACTGTGCAGAAGGCAGAAGTTGACTTGGTTCTGTATATGACAAAGCGCATACCCAACATAGACGGATTGAACCTTGACACTGTAGGAGTTGAATATGACAAGATTTGCATAAAGGTCAATGAATACTTGCAGACTACCGTTCCAAACATCTATGCAGGTGGTGACATTACAAACACGACAAAAAAGCTGACGACAGTTGGAAACCTAGACTGAGTATGCTGCCATAAACATGGTTAAAGGAAACATAAAGAAGCATCAGGACTTGAATCTTGCAGTAGAAGTGTATTACACAGAGCCGCCTATTTATCACGTGGGCGTCATGGAAGGGGAAGCAAAGGAGAAGGGAATCAAATATTCTACTGCCAAGGCTACTTACAACAAATTCCCTAGAGAAATAATAAATGGCAACTGGAATGAAAATGACGGTTTTATCAAAACGATATTTGAAAAAGATAGTGGCAAAATAATAGGCGGGCTGGTGTCCGTAGAGGAGGCAGACAACATCATCCATATGATAATGGTGGCGATGCGCGCTGGGCTGACAACATTTGATTTAGGAAATCTACCTTTTTTCCATCCCTCACTTGCAGAAGGCGTAAGTTATGCTTCGCTTCATTAATGCAGAAAACGTTTGGATAGAGCAGTTTAAATCGTTGAATTGCTAAATGCTGGCGTGAAACAGAATCACGCAATAGAGATATTCTCCGCCGGCTGCCCACTATGCAGGCATATAACCGATGAAGTTGAGATTGGCAAATGTGAGGGCTGCTCACAGACAGTCTATGATATAAATAACATGACCGATGGAGTAAAGAGAAAGATGCGAGATTATGGCATAACGTCTGTACCAGCTACAATCATTGATGGCAATATCAAAGTCGTTGGGATTCCAGATTTTCCTTGGATATGCAGCGACGAGCTGTATCAAAAGCTCAAAAAGGAATATCCATTAAGGAAGTCTTAAGCAGTTTTACTCGGCACAGCATGATAGCTTGCTTACGTCCTGCTTGAAGGCCGTCGCTACAAGTTTTATTGCTTCAGACATTGTTGGAAACACATGCACTGTGTCAATAATGTCATCAATCGTCAACTTGTATTTTATAGCCATTACTGCCTCGTGAATCATATCTGCTGCAATGCTTGCAAGAATGTGCACGCCTACAATGCGATTGTTCTTCTTTGGATCTATAGCCATTTTGATCAAGCCTTTTGTATCGTTGACCGTCAGCGCTTTAGGCACTTCTTTCATTGACAGAGTTCGACACGAGCAGTAATTGTATTTCTGCATCATCTGCTTTTCTGTCATACCAACGTTTGCGACTTGCGGCGAAGTGAAAATAGCAGATGGTACAGAGAGCAGATCAATCTTTTTGTGGCTGCCCGTCAATGCATTCTCGGCAGCGGTTGCACCTGCCTTTGCCGCCAGCGTTTCAAGCATAGGCTCGCCTACAACGTCGCCGCCGGCCCAGATGTGAGGTGCACTCGTGCGCATCTCCGAATTGACAACTATAGCTCCATCTTCTCTTAGCTTGACGCCGGCATTTTCCAGATGCAAATCAGCAGTATTTGGTCTTCTGCCGGTTGCCATCAGCAACTGTTCTGCTTCAAACACTCTTTCTTGCTTATTTACAGATACTTTGATAAACCTACTTCCATTCTTCTGCCATACTTCCTGCACGTTAACGCCAGTGACAATTTCTATGCCTTCTTCAGTTAGATATTGATGCAGTCCTTGCGATATTTCAGGCTCATGCTCTGGAATTATCCTGTCGCTTCTCTGCAATACAGTCACTGTGGTGCCAAACCGGGCATACATCTGTGCAAATTCAAGACCAAGAGCACGGCCGCCTATCACTATCATTGAAGACGGCTTTTCCTTCAATGCTAACGCTTCATTGTTAGTCAGATACTTTACATTCTCTATTCCTTTGAATCTTGGAACAGATGGCGAGGAGCCAGCGGCGATAATGAATTTATTGGCCTCGAATTGCTTGCCATCAACTTTGAGTTTCTTTGGAGAGACAAATGAAGCGCTTGCCTCTACAAGATCTACATGCTCAAGCGACTGCAATACATCATAGTACTTTTGCTTGCGCAATCCCTTTACAAGCGCGTCTTTAGCCTCAATTGTCTTGGAAAAATCAAAATCTGAATCGCATGGAAAGACAGAAGGATAAGGGGGTTTCTTTGCTGAGTGAAGCATTTCTCCTACGCCAAGCAGGTTTTTGCTAGGGACACATCCTACGTTGACACATGTGCCTCCTAACGCAGCGCGCTCTATCATTGCTGTTTTTACACCATGCATATTTGCTTTTATGGCCGCGCTAAATGCAGCCGCTCCACCGCCGATAATTATCAGGTCGTATTCGCCATTTTTCATTATTGCCATTCCTCACTCGTTACTATTTCATTGCCCGTAGAGTAAAAAATAGTTACAGTCTGAGATGCCATGTATATCACACCTTTTGCTTTCTCTTGGTCTCTTTAATCTCTTGAAGTATCTCGCCTACCTTTTTCTCAGACTTTTTTCCGACATTTCGCTTGTTCCACAACAACAATCGCACATTGCAGTATTACTATCAAATGTATAGTATTTAAGATATGTAGTTTATAGTGTAATAGTGACTATGTTTGGAGATAGTATTAATCGGCTGGGAGTTCTAGGTCTTCGGATTTCTGTTTCTTTTTCCTAATGAGGCTATTACAGCATGCTATCGCCCGATTTATTGGTTGACTCTTGGCGTTTTTCTCCTTCCTTTCATCAAGCGCTCTTAATATCGTGATGTCTGTCAGTATCCCTCCGCCCGCTCCAATACCAGCTGCGACAAGGGGCATCCATGGTATTCCAGTAGCAGCTCCCAAGACGAATCCGCCGAAAAGACCTGCACAGCAGAACATGAACAATCTTTGCCAGACGGCTATTTAACAAGCAAAGTTTCAATCGGGATAGTCACTATCTTTGAAGAAAGTTAAAAGATTACAGGGAGCCTCGGCTGAATTATTTATGTTTTGAAGGCAAGCGTTTTGGTTCTCTAACAACCGTGTCTAATCACTAAATAATTTGCATGGAGGTATTGAGCATGGTGACTAAATCTGACGTAGATCAAGTCCTCGGCAGGACTGAAAAACACCGCATATGCAGAGGAGAGATATAGGAAGCATTATGCCGACAGAGATTCACTATCATCAAGCGAGTTCACAGTAGTGATGGAAGGTCTTCTAAGAGAATATGTATGCATGGGTCAATGCAATATGTATATCGCAGTGGCAAAAGACTCCGAAATCAAGCAGGCAATCAAGACCTATCTGATGGATGTGTGCAATCAAAACTTTATGTCGATGAAAAAGATACTGCAGGATGGCGGCTATGATGTGCCTGTCTCTGAGCAGAATGCTACAAGCCCTGACAAGGTTCATGATGTTCAGATAAACGCAATTGATGATCAAATGATAGTAGTCGGGCAATGGTTTGCTGCAAGAAGCTTTATGCAGCTTTGGGACATGGGCGCAATAAACAGCCAGCGCACAGACATAAGAGATGCGTTTATCCAGAACTTCCATCGGGCAAATAGATGGCATGTGGCATTCCACGACCTAGCAGTAAGCAAGGGACATTTGCAAAAGCTGCCTGAAATTAGCCCGACTATGACAAAGATGTCAAAAGCAGGACAGAAGCTAAAGGAAAGCCTGACACCTTAAGCAGATAGGTCTTCCTTTTCTATTCTTTTTCCCTTTGGAATCATATAGAGCAGGAGCAGTGGGCGATGACAGTCCCCTTCTTTGAAAGAGCCCATTGCAATATGGGTATGATTGATTTCCTGAGCTCTTCGCCGTCTTTTGTCAGAGTGTAATCCACTCTTGGCGGGATCTCATTGAATGCCTCTCTTTTCACAAGGTTGTATTTGACTAGCTCTTTGAGCGTATCAGCTAAAGTTTTCGGGCTTATTGCCTGTATCTCCTTCATCAAATCATTATAACGTATGCGTCCGTGGTTGCCTATCTCATTGACTATCAAAAGCGCCCATTTCTTGCTGATTATGTCTATGACGCCTTCAAGCGGACAGAGACATATCGCTCTGTTTGACTTAGCCATGCCTTAAACTGTAGAAGCGATAGTATAATTGCTTTCCTTTCTGTAGCTTTGCATAGCTATCCTTTTCAATAGTGACTATCTCGCTATAAACTTGATAGCTTAAATCCTATTCATCGGGAGGTAACAGTGACGGTAAATGCGAAGTCTTCAGACTCCAGATCCTATGTTTAGGCCTATCAAGCATGTCCTTAGAACTCCAAAGTATAGGACAATAGCCTTAGCATCTGGACTTGCATATGCTATAATCTATATCATAACAGTCGGTATAATATCATATGTTCCCGGCCTTTCTTCTGCATCCGGCATTCCTGTCTTCAGGACAAGCTATCTTGGAATATCAGCTATTCCTACCGATAACATATTCTTCTTCATCTTTTACGGAGCGCTTGCCTTTCTTGTGGCTTCCTCATTTCTTGTAGGCATCAATACTGCCCTAATGTTCTATTCAAGACGAGTTGCGAAAGTATGCGGCATACAAAAGAAACCAGAATCAAAAGGATTATTCGGCATTGTTCCTGCTTTCTTTACAAGCTTTTCATGCTGTGGTGGGGGGTTACTTGCGCTTGCAATAGGCCCGGCTGCCTTCTCTTCTCTGTCTATATACAGCAAGTTTATGGCTCCGCTCACAGTAGTAGTCTTGGCTGCTGGAACGTATTTTGTATCAAAAAAGATAGCAAAAATGGAGAGATGCTAGAATGGTTAACAAGAAGTATGCAACGATAGGAGGGGCTGCAGTAGCTGCCGTGATAATAGCAGTTGCAGCCATGAGCTCTTCATTTCAGACTTCTAACAGTCTAAGCCTTACTACTGTTTCAGGAAATGAAAAGGCAGAAGGATTGAAGGTTGGTAACTCCGCGCCCAGCTTTAGTTTAACTGACCCTGAGAATGGCAGTATAACAAAGCAAACATTTGTAGGCAAGCCTGTGCTCATTTTCTTTACAACCACATGGTGCACTCCATGCCAGATCGGAGCTCAAAACATTGCAAAGCTTGATGACGAAACTGGCGGAAATGCTTTCAATGTCTTAATCGTATTTGTAGATCCGAGGGAAACCGATGAGCAATATCTGCAATGGAAGCAAAATTATGGAAGGGATGACTGGTATGTGGCAGAGAGCGAGCAGATGCCGCAGGAATACCATGTGCGATACCTTGATACTAAATATGTATTTGACAGCAATGGCATTGTAAAATGGGTAGATGTCAACCCGCTCGAATATTCAAAGGTAAAGCAGGTATTGGAGCCGCTTCTCGCGTAGTGGTAGAAAATGTCAGGCATAAGGCTCCTTTCTGCTTTGAAATATAAACCTGCCATAGCAGCTTTAACAGCAACAGGCATCTTCTTTCTTCTTCCTCTGATTCAGCTTACGAACACGCTGCTTGCA
Coding sequences within it:
- a CDS encoding NAD(P)/FAD-dependent oxidoreductase, with the translated sequence MVKGNIKKHQDLNLAVEVYYTEPPIYHVGVMEGEAKEKGIKYSTAKATYNKFPREIINGNWNENDGFIKTIFEKDSGKIIGGLVSVEEADNIIHMIMVAMRAGLTTFDLGNLPFFHPSLAEGVSYASLH
- a CDS encoding thioredoxin family protein, which encodes MKQNHAIEIFSAGCPLCRHITDEVEIGKCEGCSQTVYDINNMTDGVKRKMRDYGITSVPATIIDGNIKVVGIPDFPWICSDELYQKLKKEYPLRKS
- the merA gene encoding mercury(II) reductase, whose product is MKNGEYDLIIIGGGAAAFSAAIKANMHGVKTAMIERAALGGTCVNVGCVPSKNLLGVGEMLHSAKKPPYPSVFPCDSDFDFSKTIEAKDALVKGLRKQKYYDVLQSLEHVDLVEASASFVSPKKLKVDGKQFEANKFIIAAGSSPSVPRFKGIENVKYLTNNEALALKEKPSSMIVIGGRALGLEFAQMYARFGTTVTVLQRSDRIIPEHEPEISQGLHQYLTEEGIEIVTGVNVQEVWQKNGSRFIKVSVNKQERVFEAEQLLMATGRRPNTADLHLENAGVKLREDGAIVVNSEMRTSAPHIWAGGDVVGEPMLETLAAKAGATAAENALTGSHKKIDLLSVPSAIFTSPQVANVGMTEKQMMQKYNYCSCRTLSMKEVPKALTVNDTKGLIKMAIDPKKNNRIVGVHILASIAADMIHEAVMAIKYKLTIDDIIDTVHVFPTMSEAIKLVATAFKQDVSKLSCCAE
- a CDS encoding DUF3231 family protein is translated as MKNTAYAEERYRKHYADRDSLSSSEFTVVMEGLLREYVCMGQCNMYIAVAKDSEIKQAIKTYLMDVCNQNFMSMKKILQDGGYDVPVSEQNATSPDKVHDVQINAIDDQMIVVGQWFAARSFMQLWDMGAINSQRTDIRDAFIQNFHRANRWHVAFHDLAVSKGHLQKLPEISPTMTKMSKAGQKLKESLTP
- a CDS encoding winged helix-turn-helix transcriptional regulator, whose product is MAKSNRAICLCPLEGVIDIISKKWALLIVNEIGNHGRIRYNDLMKEIQAISPKTLADTLKELVKYNLVKREAFNEIPPRVDYTLTKDGEELRKSIIPILQWALSKKGTVIAHCSCSI
- a CDS encoding TlpA family protein disulfide reductase — translated: MVNKKYATIGGAAVAAVIIAVAAMSSSFQTSNSLSLTTVSGNEKAEGLKVGNSAPSFSLTDPENGSITKQTFVGKPVLIFFTTTWCTPCQIGAQNIAKLDDETGGNAFNVLIVFVDPRETDEQYLQWKQNYGRDDWYVAESEQMPQEYHVRYLDTKYVFDSNGIVKWVDVNPLEYSKVKQVLEPLLA